A section of the Pseudorasbora parva isolate DD20220531a chromosome 2, ASM2467924v1, whole genome shotgun sequence genome encodes:
- the ddx5 gene encoding probable ATP-dependent RNA helicase DDX5 isoform X2, which yields MPGYSDRDRGRDRGYSSGPPRFGGSRNGPPPGKKFGNPGDRLRKKHWNLDELPKFEKNFYQEHHEVSRRPPQDVEHYRRSKEITVKGRDCPKPIMKFHEASFPNYVMDVITKQNWTDPTPIQAQGWPVALSGKDMVGIAQTGSGKTLSYLLPAIVHINHQPFLEHGDGPICLVLAPTRELAQQVQQVAAEYGKASRLKSTCIYGGAPKGPQIRDLERGVEICIATPGRLIDFLEVGKTNLRRCTYLVLDEADRMLDMGFEPQIRKILDQIRPDRQTLMWSATWPKEVRQLAEDFLKEYVQINVGALQLSANHNILQIVDVCNDGEKEDKLIRLLEEIMSEKENKTIIFVETKRRCDDLTRRMRRDGWPAMGIHGDKSQQERDWVLNEFKYGKAPILIATDVASRGLGLLLLLNMFFNISYCVFYEVLPFPFNCCAFLSPSHLKVESWRQDLGMTRPGSPGGDVEDVKFVINYDYPNNSEDYIHRIGRTARSQKTGTAYTFFTPNNMKQAHDLVSVLREANQAINPKLIQMAEDRGGRSRGGRGGGYRDDRRDRHTSSRRDFNSYSQDNRNGDSYGQKKVFGNKTQNGSSGYNSSSSSSGFNGGYSNNGQGNFGNQSGGYGNPSYQNQQFGPNQGGVQNNMSHPPPFPFNPQQMQQSMPFPMAPPAFPQ from the exons ATGCCTGGATATTCCGACAGAGACCGCGGTCGTGACAGAGG CTACAGCAGTGGCCCCCCACGTTTTGGAGGAAGCAGAAATGGGCCTCCTCCGGGTAAGAAGTTTGGGAATCCAGGCGACCGTCTCCGGAAAAAGCACTGGAACCTGGATGAGCTCCCCAAGTTTGAGAAGAACTTCTACCAGGAGCACCATGAAGTTTCTCGGAGGCCACCT CAAGACGTTGAGCACTACAGGAGAAGCAAAGAGATCACCGTGAAGGGTAGAGACTGTCCCAAACCCATCATGAAATTCCACGAAGCAAGCTTTCCAA ACTATGTGATGGATGTGATCACCAAACAGAACTGGACTGATCCAACCCCTATCCAAGCTCAGGGGTGGCCCGTTGCACTTAGTGGCAAAGATATGGTCGGCATTGCACAGACCGGCTCAGGAAAAACCCTCTCG TACTTGCTTCCTGCTATTGTTCACATAAACCACCAACCATTCCTGGAGCACGGAGATGGCCCCATT TGCTTGGTGTTGGCTCCCACCCGTGAGTTGGCACAGCAGGTCCAGCAGGTGGCAGCAGAGTATGGCAAAGCCTCTCGTCTCAAGTCCACCTGTATCTATGGAGGTGCTCCCAAAGGACCACAAATTAGGGACCTGGAACGGG GAGTTGAGATCTGCATTGCGACACCTGGAAGGCTTATTGATTTCCTTGAAGTCGGAAAAACAAATCTGCGCAGATGCACTTATCTTGTACTGGACGAAGCTGACAGGATGCTTGACATGGGTTTTGAACCTCAGATTCGGAAAATCTTGGACCAAATTAGA CCAGACCGACAGACTCTAATGTGGAGCGCTACGTGGCCCAAAGAGGTGAGGCAGCTGGCTGAGGACTTCCTGAAGGAGTACGTACAGATCAATGTTGGTGCTCTGCAGCTCAGTGCCAACCACAACATCCTACAGATTGTCGACGTTTGCAATGATGGCGAGAAGGAGGACAA ACTGATACGTCTGCTGGAGGAAATCATGAGTGAGAAGGAGAACAAGACCATTATCTTTGTTGAGACCAAAAGGAGGTGTGACGATCTTACTAGGAGGATGCGTAGGGATGG GTGGCCAGCAATGGGTATCCATGGAGACAAAAGCCAGCAGGAAAGAGATTGGGTGCTCAATG AATTCAAATATGGAAAAGCGCCCATCCTCATTGCCACAGATGTCGCCTCCAGAGGACTAGGTTTGTTACTACTCCTCAATATGTTCTTTAACATTTCATATTGTGTTTTCTATGAAGTTCTGCCGTTTCCTTTTAACTGCTGTGCCTTTCTGAGCCCCTCTCACCTGAAGGTGGAGTCTTGGAGGCAGGACCTTGGCATGACGCGTCCAGGTTCACCAGGAGGGG ATGTGGAGGACGTCAAATTTGTCATAAACTATGACTACCCCAACAATTCCGAGGACTACATTCACCGCATTGGCCGTACGGCTCGCAGTCAGAAAACTGGCACGGCGTACACTTTCTTTACGCCCAACAACATGAAACAGGCTCACGACCTCGTCTCTGTCCTCCGGGAGGCCAACCAAGCCATAAACCCCAAGCTCATCCAAATGGCCGAAGACAGAGGAG GTCGTTCAAGGGGAGGGCGAGGTGGGGGGTATAGGGATGACCGCCGGGATCGCCACACCAGCAGCAGGCGGGACTTCAACAGCTACAGCCAGGACAACCGTAATGGTGACTCTTATGGGCAAAAGAAGGTGTTTGGAAACAAGACTCAAAACGGATCTAGTGGctacaacagcagcagcagtagtagtGGCTTTAATGGGGGTTACAGCAATAACGGACAGGGTAACTTTGGCAATCAGTCTGGTGGCTATGGAAACCCAAGCTATCAGAACCAACAGTTTGGTCCCAATCAAGGGGGCGTTCAGAACAACATGAGCCACCCTCCACCGTTCCCCTTTAAcccccaacagatgcaacagtcCATGCCGTTCCCCATGGCCCCTCCTGCATTCCCTCAGTAA
- the ddx5 gene encoding probable ATP-dependent RNA helicase DDX5 isoform X5 translates to MPGYSDRDRGRDRGSYSSGPPRFGGSRNGPPPGKKFGNPGDRLRKKHWNLDELPKFEKNFYQEHHEVSRRPPQDVEHYRRSKEITVKGRDCPKPIMKFHEASFPNYVMDVITKQNWTDPTPIQAQGWPVALSGKDMVGIAQTGSGKTLSYLLPAIVHINHQPFLEHGDGPICLVLAPTRELAQQVQQVAAEYGKASRLKSTCIYGGAPKGPQIRDLERGVEICIATPGRLIDFLEVGKTNLRRCTYLVLDEADRMLDMGFEPQIRKILDQIRPDRQTLMWSATWPKEVRQLAEDFLKEYVQINVGALQLSANHNILQIVDVCNDGEKEDKLIRLLEEIMSEKENKTIIFVETKRRCDDLTRRMRRDGWPAMGIHGDKSQQERDWVLNEFKYGKAPILIATDVASRGLGLLLLLNMFFNISYCVFYEVLPFPFNCCAFLSPSHLKVESWRQDLGMTRPGSPGGDVEDVKFVINYDYPNNSEDYIHRIGRTARSQKTGTAYTFFTPNNMKQAHDLVSVLREANQAINPKLIQMAEDRGGKSNWSFKGRARWGV, encoded by the exons ATGCCTGGATATTCCGACAGAGACCGCGGTCGTGACAGAGG tAGCTACAGCAGTGGCCCCCCACGTTTTGGAGGAAGCAGAAATGGGCCTCCTCCGGGTAAGAAGTTTGGGAATCCAGGCGACCGTCTCCGGAAAAAGCACTGGAACCTGGATGAGCTCCCCAAGTTTGAGAAGAACTTCTACCAGGAGCACCATGAAGTTTCTCGGAGGCCACCT CAAGACGTTGAGCACTACAGGAGAAGCAAAGAGATCACCGTGAAGGGTAGAGACTGTCCCAAACCCATCATGAAATTCCACGAAGCAAGCTTTCCAA ACTATGTGATGGATGTGATCACCAAACAGAACTGGACTGATCCAACCCCTATCCAAGCTCAGGGGTGGCCCGTTGCACTTAGTGGCAAAGATATGGTCGGCATTGCACAGACCGGCTCAGGAAAAACCCTCTCG TACTTGCTTCCTGCTATTGTTCACATAAACCACCAACCATTCCTGGAGCACGGAGATGGCCCCATT TGCTTGGTGTTGGCTCCCACCCGTGAGTTGGCACAGCAGGTCCAGCAGGTGGCAGCAGAGTATGGCAAAGCCTCTCGTCTCAAGTCCACCTGTATCTATGGAGGTGCTCCCAAAGGACCACAAATTAGGGACCTGGAACGGG GAGTTGAGATCTGCATTGCGACACCTGGAAGGCTTATTGATTTCCTTGAAGTCGGAAAAACAAATCTGCGCAGATGCACTTATCTTGTACTGGACGAAGCTGACAGGATGCTTGACATGGGTTTTGAACCTCAGATTCGGAAAATCTTGGACCAAATTAGA CCAGACCGACAGACTCTAATGTGGAGCGCTACGTGGCCCAAAGAGGTGAGGCAGCTGGCTGAGGACTTCCTGAAGGAGTACGTACAGATCAATGTTGGTGCTCTGCAGCTCAGTGCCAACCACAACATCCTACAGATTGTCGACGTTTGCAATGATGGCGAGAAGGAGGACAA ACTGATACGTCTGCTGGAGGAAATCATGAGTGAGAAGGAGAACAAGACCATTATCTTTGTTGAGACCAAAAGGAGGTGTGACGATCTTACTAGGAGGATGCGTAGGGATGG GTGGCCAGCAATGGGTATCCATGGAGACAAAAGCCAGCAGGAAAGAGATTGGGTGCTCAATG AATTCAAATATGGAAAAGCGCCCATCCTCATTGCCACAGATGTCGCCTCCAGAGGACTAGGTTTGTTACTACTCCTCAATATGTTCTTTAACATTTCATATTGTGTTTTCTATGAAGTTCTGCCGTTTCCTTTTAACTGCTGTGCCTTTCTGAGCCCCTCTCACCTGAAGGTGGAGTCTTGGAGGCAGGACCTTGGCATGACGCGTCCAGGTTCACCAGGAGGGG ATGTGGAGGACGTCAAATTTGTCATAAACTATGACTACCCCAACAATTCCGAGGACTACATTCACCGCATTGGCCGTACGGCTCGCAGTCAGAAAACTGGCACGGCGTACACTTTCTTTACGCCCAACAACATGAAACAGGCTCACGACCTCGTCTCTGTCCTCCGGGAGGCCAACCAAGCCATAAACCCCAAGCTCATCCAAATGGCCGAAGACAGAGGAGGTAAATCCAATTG GTCGTTCAAGGGGAGGGCGAGGTGGGGGGTATAG
- the ddx5 gene encoding probable ATP-dependent RNA helicase DDX5 isoform X7 has product MPGYSDRDRGRDRGYSSGPPRFGGSRNGPPPGKKFGNPGDRLRKKHWNLDELPKFEKNFYQEHHEVSRRPPQDVEHYRRSKEITVKGRDCPKPIMKFHEASFPNYVMDVITKQNWTDPTPIQAQGWPVALSGKDMVGIAQTGSGKTLSYLLPAIVHINHQPFLEHGDGPICLVLAPTRELAQQVQQVAAEYGKASRLKSTCIYGGAPKGPQIRDLERGVEICIATPGRLIDFLEVGKTNLRRCTYLVLDEADRMLDMGFEPQIRKILDQIRPDRQTLMWSATWPKEVRQLAEDFLKEYVQINVGALQLSANHNILQIVDVCNDGEKEDKLIRLLEEIMSEKENKTIIFVETKRRCDDLTRRMRRDGWPAMGIHGDKSQQERDWVLNEFKYGKAPILIATDVASRGLDVEDVKFVINYDYPNNSEDYIHRIGRTARSQKTGTAYTFFTPNNMKQAHDLVSVLREANQAINPKLIQMAEDRGGKSNWSFKGRARWGV; this is encoded by the exons ATGCCTGGATATTCCGACAGAGACCGCGGTCGTGACAGAGG CTACAGCAGTGGCCCCCCACGTTTTGGAGGAAGCAGAAATGGGCCTCCTCCGGGTAAGAAGTTTGGGAATCCAGGCGACCGTCTCCGGAAAAAGCACTGGAACCTGGATGAGCTCCCCAAGTTTGAGAAGAACTTCTACCAGGAGCACCATGAAGTTTCTCGGAGGCCACCT CAAGACGTTGAGCACTACAGGAGAAGCAAAGAGATCACCGTGAAGGGTAGAGACTGTCCCAAACCCATCATGAAATTCCACGAAGCAAGCTTTCCAA ACTATGTGATGGATGTGATCACCAAACAGAACTGGACTGATCCAACCCCTATCCAAGCTCAGGGGTGGCCCGTTGCACTTAGTGGCAAAGATATGGTCGGCATTGCACAGACCGGCTCAGGAAAAACCCTCTCG TACTTGCTTCCTGCTATTGTTCACATAAACCACCAACCATTCCTGGAGCACGGAGATGGCCCCATT TGCTTGGTGTTGGCTCCCACCCGTGAGTTGGCACAGCAGGTCCAGCAGGTGGCAGCAGAGTATGGCAAAGCCTCTCGTCTCAAGTCCACCTGTATCTATGGAGGTGCTCCCAAAGGACCACAAATTAGGGACCTGGAACGGG GAGTTGAGATCTGCATTGCGACACCTGGAAGGCTTATTGATTTCCTTGAAGTCGGAAAAACAAATCTGCGCAGATGCACTTATCTTGTACTGGACGAAGCTGACAGGATGCTTGACATGGGTTTTGAACCTCAGATTCGGAAAATCTTGGACCAAATTAGA CCAGACCGACAGACTCTAATGTGGAGCGCTACGTGGCCCAAAGAGGTGAGGCAGCTGGCTGAGGACTTCCTGAAGGAGTACGTACAGATCAATGTTGGTGCTCTGCAGCTCAGTGCCAACCACAACATCCTACAGATTGTCGACGTTTGCAATGATGGCGAGAAGGAGGACAA ACTGATACGTCTGCTGGAGGAAATCATGAGTGAGAAGGAGAACAAGACCATTATCTTTGTTGAGACCAAAAGGAGGTGTGACGATCTTACTAGGAGGATGCGTAGGGATGG GTGGCCAGCAATGGGTATCCATGGAGACAAAAGCCAGCAGGAAAGAGATTGGGTGCTCAATG AATTCAAATATGGAAAAGCGCCCATCCTCATTGCCACAGATGTCGCCTCCAGAGGACTAG ATGTGGAGGACGTCAAATTTGTCATAAACTATGACTACCCCAACAATTCCGAGGACTACATTCACCGCATTGGCCGTACGGCTCGCAGTCAGAAAACTGGCACGGCGTACACTTTCTTTACGCCCAACAACATGAAACAGGCTCACGACCTCGTCTCTGTCCTCCGGGAGGCCAACCAAGCCATAAACCCCAAGCTCATCCAAATGGCCGAAGACAGAGGAGGTAAATCCAATTG GTCGTTCAAGGGGAGGGCGAGGTGGGGGGTATAG
- the ddx5 gene encoding probable ATP-dependent RNA helicase DDX5 isoform X1, with translation MPGYSDRDRGRDRGSYSSGPPRFGGSRNGPPPGKKFGNPGDRLRKKHWNLDELPKFEKNFYQEHHEVSRRPPQDVEHYRRSKEITVKGRDCPKPIMKFHEASFPNYVMDVITKQNWTDPTPIQAQGWPVALSGKDMVGIAQTGSGKTLSYLLPAIVHINHQPFLEHGDGPICLVLAPTRELAQQVQQVAAEYGKASRLKSTCIYGGAPKGPQIRDLERGVEICIATPGRLIDFLEVGKTNLRRCTYLVLDEADRMLDMGFEPQIRKILDQIRPDRQTLMWSATWPKEVRQLAEDFLKEYVQINVGALQLSANHNILQIVDVCNDGEKEDKLIRLLEEIMSEKENKTIIFVETKRRCDDLTRRMRRDGWPAMGIHGDKSQQERDWVLNEFKYGKAPILIATDVASRGLGLLLLLNMFFNISYCVFYEVLPFPFNCCAFLSPSHLKVESWRQDLGMTRPGSPGGDVEDVKFVINYDYPNNSEDYIHRIGRTARSQKTGTAYTFFTPNNMKQAHDLVSVLREANQAINPKLIQMAEDRGGRSRGGRGGGYRDDRRDRHTSSRRDFNSYSQDNRNGDSYGQKKVFGNKTQNGSSGYNSSSSSSGFNGGYSNNGQGNFGNQSGGYGNPSYQNQQFGPNQGGVQNNMSHPPPFPFNPQQMQQSMPFPMAPPAFPQ, from the exons ATGCCTGGATATTCCGACAGAGACCGCGGTCGTGACAGAGG tAGCTACAGCAGTGGCCCCCCACGTTTTGGAGGAAGCAGAAATGGGCCTCCTCCGGGTAAGAAGTTTGGGAATCCAGGCGACCGTCTCCGGAAAAAGCACTGGAACCTGGATGAGCTCCCCAAGTTTGAGAAGAACTTCTACCAGGAGCACCATGAAGTTTCTCGGAGGCCACCT CAAGACGTTGAGCACTACAGGAGAAGCAAAGAGATCACCGTGAAGGGTAGAGACTGTCCCAAACCCATCATGAAATTCCACGAAGCAAGCTTTCCAA ACTATGTGATGGATGTGATCACCAAACAGAACTGGACTGATCCAACCCCTATCCAAGCTCAGGGGTGGCCCGTTGCACTTAGTGGCAAAGATATGGTCGGCATTGCACAGACCGGCTCAGGAAAAACCCTCTCG TACTTGCTTCCTGCTATTGTTCACATAAACCACCAACCATTCCTGGAGCACGGAGATGGCCCCATT TGCTTGGTGTTGGCTCCCACCCGTGAGTTGGCACAGCAGGTCCAGCAGGTGGCAGCAGAGTATGGCAAAGCCTCTCGTCTCAAGTCCACCTGTATCTATGGAGGTGCTCCCAAAGGACCACAAATTAGGGACCTGGAACGGG GAGTTGAGATCTGCATTGCGACACCTGGAAGGCTTATTGATTTCCTTGAAGTCGGAAAAACAAATCTGCGCAGATGCACTTATCTTGTACTGGACGAAGCTGACAGGATGCTTGACATGGGTTTTGAACCTCAGATTCGGAAAATCTTGGACCAAATTAGA CCAGACCGACAGACTCTAATGTGGAGCGCTACGTGGCCCAAAGAGGTGAGGCAGCTGGCTGAGGACTTCCTGAAGGAGTACGTACAGATCAATGTTGGTGCTCTGCAGCTCAGTGCCAACCACAACATCCTACAGATTGTCGACGTTTGCAATGATGGCGAGAAGGAGGACAA ACTGATACGTCTGCTGGAGGAAATCATGAGTGAGAAGGAGAACAAGACCATTATCTTTGTTGAGACCAAAAGGAGGTGTGACGATCTTACTAGGAGGATGCGTAGGGATGG GTGGCCAGCAATGGGTATCCATGGAGACAAAAGCCAGCAGGAAAGAGATTGGGTGCTCAATG AATTCAAATATGGAAAAGCGCCCATCCTCATTGCCACAGATGTCGCCTCCAGAGGACTAGGTTTGTTACTACTCCTCAATATGTTCTTTAACATTTCATATTGTGTTTTCTATGAAGTTCTGCCGTTTCCTTTTAACTGCTGTGCCTTTCTGAGCCCCTCTCACCTGAAGGTGGAGTCTTGGAGGCAGGACCTTGGCATGACGCGTCCAGGTTCACCAGGAGGGG ATGTGGAGGACGTCAAATTTGTCATAAACTATGACTACCCCAACAATTCCGAGGACTACATTCACCGCATTGGCCGTACGGCTCGCAGTCAGAAAACTGGCACGGCGTACACTTTCTTTACGCCCAACAACATGAAACAGGCTCACGACCTCGTCTCTGTCCTCCGGGAGGCCAACCAAGCCATAAACCCCAAGCTCATCCAAATGGCCGAAGACAGAGGAG GTCGTTCAAGGGGAGGGCGAGGTGGGGGGTATAGGGATGACCGCCGGGATCGCCACACCAGCAGCAGGCGGGACTTCAACAGCTACAGCCAGGACAACCGTAATGGTGACTCTTATGGGCAAAAGAAGGTGTTTGGAAACAAGACTCAAAACGGATCTAGTGGctacaacagcagcagcagtagtagtGGCTTTAATGGGGGTTACAGCAATAACGGACAGGGTAACTTTGGCAATCAGTCTGGTGGCTATGGAAACCCAAGCTATCAGAACCAACAGTTTGGTCCCAATCAAGGGGGCGTTCAGAACAACATGAGCCACCCTCCACCGTTCCCCTTTAAcccccaacagatgcaacagtcCATGCCGTTCCCCATGGCCCCTCCTGCATTCCCTCAGTAA
- the ddx5 gene encoding probable ATP-dependent RNA helicase DDX5 isoform X4: MPGYSDRDRGRDRGYSSGPPRFGGSRNGPPPGKKFGNPGDRLRKKHWNLDELPKFEKNFYQEHHEVSRRPPQDVEHYRRSKEITVKGRDCPKPIMKFHEASFPNYVMDVITKQNWTDPTPIQAQGWPVALSGKDMVGIAQTGSGKTLSYLLPAIVHINHQPFLEHGDGPICLVLAPTRELAQQVQQVAAEYGKASRLKSTCIYGGAPKGPQIRDLERGVEICIATPGRLIDFLEVGKTNLRRCTYLVLDEADRMLDMGFEPQIRKILDQIRPDRQTLMWSATWPKEVRQLAEDFLKEYVQINVGALQLSANHNILQIVDVCNDGEKEDKLIRLLEEIMSEKENKTIIFVETKRRCDDLTRRMRRDGWPAMGIHGDKSQQERDWVLNEFKYGKAPILIATDVASRGLDVEDVKFVINYDYPNNSEDYIHRIGRTARSQKTGTAYTFFTPNNMKQAHDLVSVLREANQAINPKLIQMAEDRGGRSRGGRGGGYRDDRRDRHTSSRRDFNSYSQDNRNGDSYGQKKVFGNKTQNGSSGYNSSSSSSGFNGGYSNNGQGNFGNQSGGYGNPSYQNQQFGPNQGGVQNNMSHPPPFPFNPQQMQQSMPFPMAPPAFPQ, encoded by the exons ATGCCTGGATATTCCGACAGAGACCGCGGTCGTGACAGAGG CTACAGCAGTGGCCCCCCACGTTTTGGAGGAAGCAGAAATGGGCCTCCTCCGGGTAAGAAGTTTGGGAATCCAGGCGACCGTCTCCGGAAAAAGCACTGGAACCTGGATGAGCTCCCCAAGTTTGAGAAGAACTTCTACCAGGAGCACCATGAAGTTTCTCGGAGGCCACCT CAAGACGTTGAGCACTACAGGAGAAGCAAAGAGATCACCGTGAAGGGTAGAGACTGTCCCAAACCCATCATGAAATTCCACGAAGCAAGCTTTCCAA ACTATGTGATGGATGTGATCACCAAACAGAACTGGACTGATCCAACCCCTATCCAAGCTCAGGGGTGGCCCGTTGCACTTAGTGGCAAAGATATGGTCGGCATTGCACAGACCGGCTCAGGAAAAACCCTCTCG TACTTGCTTCCTGCTATTGTTCACATAAACCACCAACCATTCCTGGAGCACGGAGATGGCCCCATT TGCTTGGTGTTGGCTCCCACCCGTGAGTTGGCACAGCAGGTCCAGCAGGTGGCAGCAGAGTATGGCAAAGCCTCTCGTCTCAAGTCCACCTGTATCTATGGAGGTGCTCCCAAAGGACCACAAATTAGGGACCTGGAACGGG GAGTTGAGATCTGCATTGCGACACCTGGAAGGCTTATTGATTTCCTTGAAGTCGGAAAAACAAATCTGCGCAGATGCACTTATCTTGTACTGGACGAAGCTGACAGGATGCTTGACATGGGTTTTGAACCTCAGATTCGGAAAATCTTGGACCAAATTAGA CCAGACCGACAGACTCTAATGTGGAGCGCTACGTGGCCCAAAGAGGTGAGGCAGCTGGCTGAGGACTTCCTGAAGGAGTACGTACAGATCAATGTTGGTGCTCTGCAGCTCAGTGCCAACCACAACATCCTACAGATTGTCGACGTTTGCAATGATGGCGAGAAGGAGGACAA ACTGATACGTCTGCTGGAGGAAATCATGAGTGAGAAGGAGAACAAGACCATTATCTTTGTTGAGACCAAAAGGAGGTGTGACGATCTTACTAGGAGGATGCGTAGGGATGG GTGGCCAGCAATGGGTATCCATGGAGACAAAAGCCAGCAGGAAAGAGATTGGGTGCTCAATG AATTCAAATATGGAAAAGCGCCCATCCTCATTGCCACAGATGTCGCCTCCAGAGGACTAG ATGTGGAGGACGTCAAATTTGTCATAAACTATGACTACCCCAACAATTCCGAGGACTACATTCACCGCATTGGCCGTACGGCTCGCAGTCAGAAAACTGGCACGGCGTACACTTTCTTTACGCCCAACAACATGAAACAGGCTCACGACCTCGTCTCTGTCCTCCGGGAGGCCAACCAAGCCATAAACCCCAAGCTCATCCAAATGGCCGAAGACAGAGGAG GTCGTTCAAGGGGAGGGCGAGGTGGGGGGTATAGGGATGACCGCCGGGATCGCCACACCAGCAGCAGGCGGGACTTCAACAGCTACAGCCAGGACAACCGTAATGGTGACTCTTATGGGCAAAAGAAGGTGTTTGGAAACAAGACTCAAAACGGATCTAGTGGctacaacagcagcagcagtagtagtGGCTTTAATGGGGGTTACAGCAATAACGGACAGGGTAACTTTGGCAATCAGTCTGGTGGCTATGGAAACCCAAGCTATCAGAACCAACAGTTTGGTCCCAATCAAGGGGGCGTTCAGAACAACATGAGCCACCCTCCACCGTTCCCCTTTAAcccccaacagatgcaacagtcCATGCCGTTCCCCATGGCCCCTCCTGCATTCCCTCAGTAA
- the ddx5 gene encoding probable ATP-dependent RNA helicase DDX5 isoform X3: MPGYSDRDRGRDRGSYSSGPPRFGGSRNGPPPGKKFGNPGDRLRKKHWNLDELPKFEKNFYQEHHEVSRRPPQDVEHYRRSKEITVKGRDCPKPIMKFHEASFPNYVMDVITKQNWTDPTPIQAQGWPVALSGKDMVGIAQTGSGKTLSYLLPAIVHINHQPFLEHGDGPICLVLAPTRELAQQVQQVAAEYGKASRLKSTCIYGGAPKGPQIRDLERGVEICIATPGRLIDFLEVGKTNLRRCTYLVLDEADRMLDMGFEPQIRKILDQIRPDRQTLMWSATWPKEVRQLAEDFLKEYVQINVGALQLSANHNILQIVDVCNDGEKEDKLIRLLEEIMSEKENKTIIFVETKRRCDDLTRRMRRDGWPAMGIHGDKSQQERDWVLNEFKYGKAPILIATDVASRGLDVEDVKFVINYDYPNNSEDYIHRIGRTARSQKTGTAYTFFTPNNMKQAHDLVSVLREANQAINPKLIQMAEDRGGRSRGGRGGGYRDDRRDRHTSSRRDFNSYSQDNRNGDSYGQKKVFGNKTQNGSSGYNSSSSSSGFNGGYSNNGQGNFGNQSGGYGNPSYQNQQFGPNQGGVQNNMSHPPPFPFNPQQMQQSMPFPMAPPAFPQ; encoded by the exons ATGCCTGGATATTCCGACAGAGACCGCGGTCGTGACAGAGG tAGCTACAGCAGTGGCCCCCCACGTTTTGGAGGAAGCAGAAATGGGCCTCCTCCGGGTAAGAAGTTTGGGAATCCAGGCGACCGTCTCCGGAAAAAGCACTGGAACCTGGATGAGCTCCCCAAGTTTGAGAAGAACTTCTACCAGGAGCACCATGAAGTTTCTCGGAGGCCACCT CAAGACGTTGAGCACTACAGGAGAAGCAAAGAGATCACCGTGAAGGGTAGAGACTGTCCCAAACCCATCATGAAATTCCACGAAGCAAGCTTTCCAA ACTATGTGATGGATGTGATCACCAAACAGAACTGGACTGATCCAACCCCTATCCAAGCTCAGGGGTGGCCCGTTGCACTTAGTGGCAAAGATATGGTCGGCATTGCACAGACCGGCTCAGGAAAAACCCTCTCG TACTTGCTTCCTGCTATTGTTCACATAAACCACCAACCATTCCTGGAGCACGGAGATGGCCCCATT TGCTTGGTGTTGGCTCCCACCCGTGAGTTGGCACAGCAGGTCCAGCAGGTGGCAGCAGAGTATGGCAAAGCCTCTCGTCTCAAGTCCACCTGTATCTATGGAGGTGCTCCCAAAGGACCACAAATTAGGGACCTGGAACGGG GAGTTGAGATCTGCATTGCGACACCTGGAAGGCTTATTGATTTCCTTGAAGTCGGAAAAACAAATCTGCGCAGATGCACTTATCTTGTACTGGACGAAGCTGACAGGATGCTTGACATGGGTTTTGAACCTCAGATTCGGAAAATCTTGGACCAAATTAGA CCAGACCGACAGACTCTAATGTGGAGCGCTACGTGGCCCAAAGAGGTGAGGCAGCTGGCTGAGGACTTCCTGAAGGAGTACGTACAGATCAATGTTGGTGCTCTGCAGCTCAGTGCCAACCACAACATCCTACAGATTGTCGACGTTTGCAATGATGGCGAGAAGGAGGACAA ACTGATACGTCTGCTGGAGGAAATCATGAGTGAGAAGGAGAACAAGACCATTATCTTTGTTGAGACCAAAAGGAGGTGTGACGATCTTACTAGGAGGATGCGTAGGGATGG GTGGCCAGCAATGGGTATCCATGGAGACAAAAGCCAGCAGGAAAGAGATTGGGTGCTCAATG AATTCAAATATGGAAAAGCGCCCATCCTCATTGCCACAGATGTCGCCTCCAGAGGACTAG ATGTGGAGGACGTCAAATTTGTCATAAACTATGACTACCCCAACAATTCCGAGGACTACATTCACCGCATTGGCCGTACGGCTCGCAGTCAGAAAACTGGCACGGCGTACACTTTCTTTACGCCCAACAACATGAAACAGGCTCACGACCTCGTCTCTGTCCTCCGGGAGGCCAACCAAGCCATAAACCCCAAGCTCATCCAAATGGCCGAAGACAGAGGAG GTCGTTCAAGGGGAGGGCGAGGTGGGGGGTATAGGGATGACCGCCGGGATCGCCACACCAGCAGCAGGCGGGACTTCAACAGCTACAGCCAGGACAACCGTAATGGTGACTCTTATGGGCAAAAGAAGGTGTTTGGAAACAAGACTCAAAACGGATCTAGTGGctacaacagcagcagcagtagtagtGGCTTTAATGGGGGTTACAGCAATAACGGACAGGGTAACTTTGGCAATCAGTCTGGTGGCTATGGAAACCCAAGCTATCAGAACCAACAGTTTGGTCCCAATCAAGGGGGCGTTCAGAACAACATGAGCCACCCTCCACCGTTCCCCTTTAAcccccaacagatgcaacagtcCATGCCGTTCCCCATGGCCCCTCCTGCATTCCCTCAGTAA